A stretch of Methanococcus voltae PS DNA encodes these proteins:
- a CDS encoding dihydropteroate synthase-like protein — MKETSKILIITGKQAYERVNKAVLNYKNIDVYQTNISIAAFLTPNLILKAISDYSTELNISEKKLSTIYDFILVTGLIRHDLKIIEDNIGIKCYKSTREASDIPLLIKNLENISLSTIDYADDQIAQYIIKEAEKELQKAEELPLYDIYDNENHEYAHEMATNCSLNSKNNLSNIKIGNLKIGDKYPMRVLGEIVHTPWLSDKELENKINYYIDSGADMIDLGMVSNEDNSKDLKRIISIARDLTDKPISVDTLNTKELIEAIKLDVDMILSVDAGNSDDLIPYLSNSNTASVVLPTNYKTNEVPHKVADKVTKLKENVEKLLSNDLKVVADPILEPINNLGCNFTDSIVACKLFKEKYKLPMFFGIGNVTELFDVDSNGVNATLCAIGQEVGGNILFTPEASDKCKYSIKELKIASKITFLAKLKNSLPKDLGYTLINYKDKKNDEEIYNKSEEVKLLNKINKCDDKLNNKINNKINGKINNKLEYNLSENDIIIAKENEKQVLDKGSFKIKLDRENSNIIAIYYVYGQPMKILKGKNPKEIYETAFRLNMVTKMDHAAYFGKELEKAEIALKIGKKYNQDFDLYYNDFWNLNLK; from the coding sequence ATGAAAGAAACCTCTAAAATATTAATAATCACAGGAAAACAAGCTTATGAAAGAGTAAATAAGGCAGTCTTAAATTACAAAAACATAGATGTATATCAAACAAATATTTCTATAGCTGCTTTTTTAACTCCTAATTTAATATTAAAAGCAATATCTGATTATTCAACAGAATTAAATATCTCCGAAAAAAAATTGAGCACAATTTATGATTTTATATTGGTAACAGGGTTAATTAGACACGATTTAAAAATAATAGAAGATAATATCGGCATAAAATGTTATAAATCGACTCGTGAAGCTTCTGATATACCCCTATTAATTAAAAATTTGGAAAATATATCTTTATCAACCATTGATTATGCAGATGACCAAATTGCACAATATATCATCAAAGAAGCAGAAAAAGAATTACAAAAAGCCGAAGAATTGCCATTATATGACATCTACGATAATGAAAATCACGAGTATGCCCACGAAATGGCTACAAACTGTAGTCTTAATTCAAAGAATAACTTAAGCAATATAAAAATCGGAAACCTAAAAATCGGCGATAAATACCCCATGAGGGTATTGGGAGAAATAGTTCATACTCCTTGGTTATCGGATAAAGAATTAGAAAATAAAATCAATTATTACATTGATTCAGGGGCGGACATGATTGATTTGGGAATGGTGAGTAATGAAGATAATTCTAAGGATTTAAAAAGAATAATATCGATTGCAAGAGATTTAACCGATAAACCTATTAGTGTTGATACCTTAAACACGAAAGAATTAATTGAAGCCATAAAATTGGACGTAGATATGATTTTAAGCGTAGATGCAGGTAATTCTGACGATTTAATACCTTATTTATCTAATTCTAATACTGCATCGGTTGTTTTACCTACTAATTATAAAACAAACGAGGTACCTCACAAAGTGGCTGATAAAGTAACTAAATTAAAGGAAAATGTGGAAAAATTATTAAGCAATGATTTAAAAGTAGTTGCAGACCCAATTTTGGAGCCAATTAATAATTTGGGATGCAATTTTACCGATAGTATCGTTGCCTGTAAATTATTCAAGGAAAAATATAAATTACCAATGTTTTTTGGCATTGGTAATGTAACAGAACTTTTTGACGTGGATAGTAACGGAGTAAATGCTACTTTATGCGCAATAGGTCAAGAAGTAGGTGGTAATATATTATTTACCCCCGAAGCGTCGGATAAATGTAAATATTCCATAAAAGAATTGAAAATAGCTTCAAAAATAACATTTTTGGCAAAGCTTAAGAATAGTCTTCCAAAAGATTTGGGCTATACTTTGATAAATTACAAGGATAAAAAGAACGACGAAGAAATTTATAATAAATCCGAAGAAGTTAAATTATTAAATAAAATCAATAAATGTGATGATAAACTTAATAACAAAATTAATAACAAAATTAATGGTAAAATCAATAATAAATTAGAATATAATTTATCAGAAAACGACATAATAATTGCAAAAGAGAATGAAAAGCAAGTTTTAGACAAAGGAAGTTTTAAAATAAAATTGGATAGGGAAAATTCAAACATAATTGCAATATATTATGTATATGGGCAACCTATGAAAATTTTAAAAGGTAAAAATCCAAAGGAAATTTACGAAACAGCCTTTAGATTAAATATGGTTACAAAAATGGACCACGCCGCTTATTTCGGTAAGGAATTAGAAAAAGCAGAAATTGCCTTAAAAATCGGAAAGAAATATAATCAAGACTTTGATTTATATTACAATGATTTTTGGAATTTAAATTTGAAATAA
- a CDS encoding 30S ribosomal protein S15 produces the protein MARLHSGKRGSSSSTRPLRTEVPAWVILNAEEVEARIIEMAKEGKQSALIGNIMRDMYGVPNVKLMTGKSVSTIMKEAGFYPEVPEDLLNLMKKAINLRNHLENNPRDTHSKTGLHLIESKIRRLVKYYKGTKVLPATWRYSPETARLLVE, from the coding sequence ATGGCAAGATTACACTCTGGTAAAAGAGGTTCCTCCAGTTCAACAAGACCTTTGAGAACAGAAGTTCCTGCATGGGTTATTTTGAATGCTGAGGAAGTAGAAGCAAGAATTATCGAAATGGCAAAAGAAGGAAAGCAATCAGCTTTAATCGGTAACATAATGAGAGACATGTACGGTGTACCTAACGTTAAGTTAATGACCGGAAAAAGTGTTTCAACAATCATGAAAGAAGCTGGATTCTACCCTGAAGTTCCAGAAGATTTATTAAACTTGATGAAAAAAGCTATCAACTTAAGAAACCATTTAGAAAACAACCCAAGAGACACACACTCAAAAACAGGTTTACACTTAATTGAGTCAAAAATCAGAAGGTTAGTTAAATACTACAAAGGTACAAAAGTATTACCTGCTACATGGAGATACTCACCTGAAACTGCAAGATTATTAGTAGAATAA
- a CDS encoding nicotinamide-nucleotide adenylyltransferase yields the protein MKHTKRALIIGRWQPFHNGHYEIIKKISNEVDELIIGIGSSQRSHSLKDPFTAGERMMMISKSLENLNIRYYTIPISDIDFNSIWVSCVEALTPPFNQVYTGNSLVRELFTEKGYVVKKPELYNRAEYSGTKIRQKMLNNQNWEHLVPKSVVDVIKEIDGVGRIKRLNEKDY from the coding sequence ATGAAACACACGAAAAGAGCACTGATTATTGGAAGGTGGCAACCATTTCACAATGGGCACTATGAGATAATTAAAAAAATATCTAATGAAGTAGATGAGTTAATAATTGGAATAGGTAGTAGTCAACGGAGCCATAGCTTAAAAGACCCGTTTACAGCGGGGGAACGTATGATGATGATATCAAAATCACTTGAAAATTTAAATATTCGCTACTATACGATTCCTATTAGCGACATAGATTTTAATTCCATTTGGGTTTCATGTGTTGAAGCACTTACTCCGCCCTTTAATCAGGTTTATACAGGTAACTCTTTAGTAAGAGAATTGTTTACTGAAAAAGGGTACGTTGTTAAAAAACCTGAACTATATAACCGAGCAGAGTATTCAGGTACTAAAATAAGACAAAAAATGCTCAATAACCAAAATTGGGAACATTTGGTACCGAAATCGGTTGTAGACGTTATTAAAGAAATAGATGGCGTAGGTAGGATAAAAAGACTTAACGAAAAAGACTATTAA
- the bioD gene encoding dethiobiotin synthase, with product MIFITGTDTDIGKTHVSGIIASEVSKLKKTGYMKPVETGGRPDTNKIMKLLDMKDLDGKCIDIDIVNPINFKNPLSPNISAIVENSEYKMDFEKIKESYEYLKTIYEYIVVEGAGGACVPLKKGYYVADIAKMLNIPCVVVARPNLGTINHTVLTTEFLKNRGIEVLGIIINSTCDLKEVPYYEETFKTIEEYSGFKIIGIIEKDDVKLNMDKLLI from the coding sequence ATGATATTCATTACAGGTACGGATACAGATATAGGAAAAACGCACGTTTCAGGTATTATTGCTTCAGAAGTAAGTAAATTAAAAAAAACAGGCTATATGAAACCTGTTGAAACTGGCGGTAGACCGGATACTAATAAAATTATGAAATTATTGGATATGAAAGATTTAGATGGGAAATGTATTGATATAGACATTGTAAATCCCATTAATTTTAAAAATCCATTGTCGCCCAATATATCTGCAATTGTAGAAAATTCAGAGTATAAAATGGACTTTGAAAAAATTAAAGAATCTTACGAATATTTAAAAACTATTTACGAATATATCGTTGTAGAAGGGGCAGGAGGTGCTTGCGTACCTTTAAAAAAGGGTTATTACGTAGCAGATATTGCCAAAATGTTAAATATACCTTGCGTAGTAGTTGCGAGACCTAATTTAGGAACTATAAATCATACCGTCTTAACGACAGAATTCTTAAAAAATAGGGGTATTGAAGTATTAGGAATTATAATCAATAGTACTTGCGATTTAAAAGAAGTTCCTTATTATGAAGAGACTTTTAAAACTATTGAAGAATATTCGGGATTTAAAATCATTGGAATTATTGAAAAAGATGACGTTAAATTGAATATGGATAAATTGTTAATTTAA
- a CDS encoding aminotransferase class I/II-fold pyridoxal phosphate-dependent enzyme produces the protein MLKNRINLELEEIKRNNLYRSFKNFYKPNCERKFKISKNISKNFSSNDYLCLSSNEEILNAIKDALKYGSGSTGSRLTSGNINHEKLENTISEFKGTDSSLVYSSGYATNLGVISALCSKKDLILSDSLNHASIIDGCKLSNAKKIVYPHCDVEFIKKILEDEKFLKGNQFENIFIITDGVFSMDGDIAPIDELFKLCKNYNCTLIIDDAHGTGVLGKKGKGSLEHFKIKANENIIQIGTLSKANGLVGGYVTGYSELIDYLINKSRSFIYSTSLPPYVIAGATKSFELIENRNYVSKLQKNILVSNKIFSDIKNINFDNNHKTPIYPLLFGKNTMDMSNYLYNAGYQCIGIRYPTVAKGSERIRVSITSCHEKEDIINLKDKISKYIEN, from the coding sequence ATGCTGAAAAATAGAATTAATTTAGAGTTAGAGGAAATTAAAAGAAATAATCTATATCGTTCCTTTAAGAATTTTTATAAGCCTAATTGCGAACGTAAGTTTAAAATTAGTAAAAATATTAGTAAAAACTTTTCATCCAATGACTATCTATGTTTATCATCGAATGAAGAGATACTAAATGCCATAAAGGACGCTTTAAAATATGGTTCAGGTTCCACAGGGTCACGTTTAACGTCCGGAAATATAAATCATGAAAAGCTTGAAAATACAATCTCAGAATTTAAAGGTACTGATTCGTCCCTCGTATACTCTTCAGGATATGCAACAAATTTAGGGGTTATAAGTGCATTATGCTCCAAAAAAGATTTAATTTTAAGTGATAGCCTTAATCATGCGTCTATAATTGATGGTTGCAAACTATCGAATGCTAAAAAAATTGTATATCCTCATTGTGATGTTGAATTCATTAAAAAAATCCTTGAAGATGAAAAATTCTTGAAAGGAAATCAATTTGAGAATATTTTTATAATAACGGACGGGGTTTTTAGCATGGATGGAGATATTGCCCCTATTGATGAATTATTTAAGCTATGTAAAAACTATAATTGTACTTTAATTATTGATGATGCACATGGCACTGGTGTTTTAGGTAAAAAAGGTAAAGGAAGCTTGGAACACTTTAAAATTAAAGCTAATGAAAATATTATACAAATTGGTACGTTATCAAAAGCTAATGGATTAGTAGGTGGCTATGTTACAGGATATTCTGAATTAATAGATTATTTGATAAATAAATCACGTAGTTTTATATATTCTACATCCTTACCGCCTTACGTAATTGCTGGAGCTACTAAATCTTTTGAATTAATTGAAAATAGGAATTATGTTTCTAAATTGCAAAAGAATATATTGGTCTCGAATAAAATTTTTAGTGATATAAAAAATATTAATTTTGATAATAACCATAAAACTCCAATATATCCTCTCTTATTTGGTAAAAATACTATGGATATGTCCAATTATTTATATAACGCTGGTTATCAATGTATAGGAATTAGATATCCCACAGTTGCTAAAGGTAGCGAGAGAATAAGGGTTTCAATTACTTCTTGCCATGAAAAAGAGGATATTATTAATTTAAAAGATAAAATTAGTAAATATATTGAAAACTAG
- a CDS encoding 6-carboxyhexanoate--CoA ligase, whose protein sequence is MKEEDEQEYYSLKMRASNEKKHISGAERLLKVEKVENIEEVASELVSRALNHENGIPDFISLKVEKINQKIKKIPHIPIVYNKDNIGIICEKNYEMSNKTNSRNYCRELLKNKFKEFGVNDVLCEFLIKLGFEIIDEGGMRGAAIISLDGSRLDIAFNDDVDKGVRVKNIDTDDNLKEKIRKNDLYTERTIDAIAIASKVIDLGIVAELCTSDNPSYTTGYVATEDGYFRIKNLKELGETGGRVFYVTNLNEQSLKELIDNLENKPYLIY, encoded by the coding sequence ATGAAAGAAGAAGATGAACAAGAGTATTACAGTCTAAAAATGAGAGCTTCAAATGAAAAAAAACATATTTCAGGTGCAGAAAGGCTTTTAAAGGTTGAAAAAGTAGAAAATATTGAAGAAGTAGCTTCAGAACTTGTATCTCGCGCGTTGAATCATGAAAATGGGATACCAGACTTTATAAGTTTAAAAGTTGAAAAAATAAACCAAAAAATTAAAAAAATCCCTCATATCCCTATCGTATATAATAAAGATAATATTGGCATCATATGTGAAAAAAATTATGAAATGAGCAACAAAACAAATTCAAGGAATTATTGTCGGGAATTATTAAAAAATAAGTTTAAAGAATTTGGAGTCAATGATGTATTATGCGAATTCCTAATTAAATTAGGGTTTGAGATTATTGATGAAGGCGGAATGCGAGGAGCTGCAATAATTTCCCTAGATGGCTCTCGATTAGATATTGCATTTAATGACGACGTTGACAAAGGAGTTCGAGTAAAAAACATAGATACTGACGATAATTTAAAGGAAAAAATAAGAAAAAACGACTTGTATACTGAAAGAACTATCGATGCAATAGCTATTGCCTCAAAAGTTATAGATTTAGGAATAGTTGCGGAATTATGCACCTCTGATAATCCATCATATACAACAGGCTATGTTGCTACAGAAGATGGATACTTTAGAATTAAAAATTTAAAAGAATTAGGGGAAACTGGTGGTAGAGTATTCTATGTAACCAATTTAAATGAACAATCCCTTAAAGAATTAATCGATAATTTAGAAAATAAGCCCTATTTGATATATTAA
- a CDS encoding tRNA uridine(34) 5-carboxymethylaminomethyl modification radical SAM/GNAT enzyme Elp3 produces the protein MTSELSKIKKTEEYKKFIRYLIEELLSNKEKIEELDAKRKKQKVEDIKAKSLRKFDLNIGFPPNSDILALATDLEKKQLSLILRKKPIRTLSGVAVVAVMTSPEPCPHGKCSFCPGGKESVFGDVPQSYTGKEPATMRGIMYKFDPYIQTSERLAQLEKVGHPTDKVELIIMGGTFPGRDIEYQENFIKGCLDAMNGVVSESLEEAQKINETAPHRCVALTIETRPDYCKEEHIDEMLKLGATRIELGIQSTYDEVLDFVKRGHSVSESINATSRLKNSGLKVSYHLIPGLPHTTEEMDRENIKRVFDNPGFKPDLIKFYPCLVIEGTELYDLWKKGEYKPISDEEAVELVTYAKSIMPKWIRTSRIQRDIPATVIDEGVKKSNLGELVYKNLEEKGIKCKCIRCREVGHVCYKKGIKPDLSSIKLLVEEYEASGGKEFFISYEDVKNDLLIGYLRLRIPDMEAVFRPEIDKDTALIRQVHVCGQQEELGSKIEDTKNWQHKGYGKLMLEEAEKIAKSHEKSKILITSGIGVREYYKKQGYNLIGAYMGKKLN, from the coding sequence ATGACTTCGGAACTCTCAAAGATTAAGAAAACGGAAGAATATAAAAAATTTATAAGATATTTAATTGAAGAATTATTGTCCAATAAAGAAAAAATTGAAGAATTGGACGCAAAAAGAAAAAAACAGAAAGTAGAAGATATCAAAGCAAAAAGCCTTCGAAAATTCGATTTAAATATTGGATTTCCCCCTAATTCAGATATTCTCGCTCTTGCTACAGATTTAGAAAAAAAACAATTATCTTTAATTTTAAGAAAAAAACCTATTAGAACACTTTCAGGTGTTGCTGTGGTAGCAGTTATGACTTCACCCGAACCTTGTCCACATGGTAAATGTTCCTTTTGCCCGGGCGGTAAGGAAAGTGTATTTGGGGATGTTCCTCAAAGTTATACGGGAAAAGAACCTGCGACTATGCGAGGTATTATGTATAAATTTGACCCTTATATACAGACTTCTGAAAGATTAGCACAACTTGAAAAAGTAGGTCATCCAACCGATAAAGTTGAACTTATCATTATGGGCGGTACTTTCCCAGGGCGAGACATAGAATACCAAGAAAACTTTATAAAAGGCTGTTTAGATGCTATGAACGGCGTAGTATCTGAATCACTTGAAGAAGCTCAAAAAATAAATGAAACTGCTCCTCATAGATGTGTTGCTCTTACAATTGAAACACGTCCTGATTACTGTAAAGAAGAGCATATCGACGAAATGTTGAAGTTAGGAGCCACTCGTATCGAATTAGGTATACAAAGCACATATGATGAAGTACTAGACTTTGTAAAAAGAGGTCACTCAGTTTCTGAGTCAATTAATGCTACTTCACGTCTTAAAAACAGCGGTTTAAAGGTCTCTTACCACCTTATTCCAGGATTGCCACATACCACTGAAGAAATGGATAGAGAAAATATTAAAAGAGTATTCGATAATCCAGGTTTTAAGCCAGATTTAATAAAATTCTACCCTTGTTTGGTTATTGAAGGAACAGAACTTTATGACCTATGGAAAAAAGGAGAATATAAACCAATTTCTGATGAAGAAGCCGTTGAATTAGTGACTTATGCTAAATCAATTATGCCAAAATGGATTAGAACGTCCCGTATACAGCGAGATATTCCGGCAACAGTTATTGATGAAGGCGTTAAAAAAAGTAACCTTGGAGAATTGGTGTATAAAAATCTCGAAGAAAAAGGTATAAAGTGTAAATGTATCAGATGTAGGGAAGTAGGTCACGTTTGTTATAAAAAAGGTATAAAACCAGACTTATCAAGTATAAAACTACTTGTTGAAGAATATGAGGCTAGCGGGGGTAAAGAATTTTTTATATCCTATGAAGATGTTAAAAATGATTTATTAATTGGCTACTTGAGACTTAGAATTCCAGATATGGAAGCAGTATTTAGACCCGAAATAGATAAGGATACTGCTTTAATAAGACAAGTTCACGTATGTGGTCAGCAGGAGGAATTGGGTTCTAAAATAGAAGATACCAAAAACTGGCAACACAAAGGTTATGGAAAATTAATGCTCGAAGAAGCTGAAAAAATCGCAAAAAGTCACGAAAAATCAAAAATATTGATAACCAGTGGTATTGGAGTTAGAGAATACTATAAAAAACAAGGTTACAACTTAATAGGTGCCTATATGGGCAAAAAATTGAATTAA
- a CDS encoding TatD family hydrolase codes for MADNMNIRYIDAHCHMEYRRLKNREELINRAIDNNVEMITSGESLGGCKRALDLKTKYPKDINVTMGYHPSRVKSDWKVIEDTYKFIEKNQDSIVAVGEIGLDSGITSQADLDKQEKIFRKYLTLAKELDMPVVIHARGFEDKAYKIIREITKNDIKIVYHCFSGSNQLARELIDNGNYISISTQLCFSEYHKNLIKELLGIYDMDLFNNTLSETDSPFVSPIRGEQNESSNVRLVVNEFGKIYNLVSDEKDNCNGINNINNKLDNKNNKNNNKNNYNDNNKNISCNGMGNQIINQDNNLINIAKLIYSQTKRLFNI; via the coding sequence ATGGCTGATAATATGAATATAAGATATATCGACGCACATTGCCACATGGAATATAGGAGATTAAAAAATAGAGAAGAATTGATAAATCGTGCAATCGATAATAATGTAGAAATGATTACCAGTGGGGAAAGTTTAGGTGGATGTAAAAGGGCACTCGATTTAAAAACCAAATATCCCAAAGATATCAATGTCACAATGGGGTATCACCCTTCTAGGGTAAAATCTGATTGGAAAGTAATTGAAGACACCTATAAGTTTATCGAGAAAAATCAAGATTCAATAGTTGCAGTTGGCGAAATTGGTCTTGATAGTGGCATAACAAGTCAAGCAGATTTGGATAAACAGGAAAAAATATTTAGAAAATACTTAACTTTGGCAAAAGAATTGGATATGCCAGTTGTCATTCATGCAAGAGGTTTTGAAGATAAAGCGTACAAAATAATACGGGAAATTACCAAAAACGATATAAAAATCGTATATCATTGTTTTAGTGGAAGTAATCAACTAGCAAGAGAATTAATAGATAATGGTAATTATATATCAATTTCTACACAATTATGTTTTTCGGAATATCATAAAAATTTGATAAAAGAATTATTGGGTATTTATGATATGGATTTATTTAATAATACTCTTTCAGAAACAGACAGTCCTTTTGTATCGCCTATAAGGGGAGAACAAAATGAGTCTTCAAATGTGCGATTAGTGGTAAATGAATTTGGAAAAATTTATAATTTAGTATCTGACGAAAAAGATAATTGCAACGGTATTAATAATATAAATAATAAATTAGATAATAAGAATAATAAGAATAATAATAAAAATAATTATAATGACAATAATAAGAATATTTCATGTAATGGTATGGGCAATCAAATAATTAATCAAGATAATAACTTAATTAATATAGCTAAACTTATATATTCTCAAACTAAAAGATTATTCAACATATAG
- a CDS encoding DUF749 domain-containing protein, whose product MESCKCGNFIAKLLTIIDSNEVLDSPEVSGTMRAKANRENIDLYSKNHTVAILNIQGTDSYQIYFLKKNMDVNHIEEDLKKFGAVLNHDSKLILKNYIEMMSDEGCKRDR is encoded by the coding sequence ATGGAAAGTTGCAAATGTGGAAATTTCATAGCTAAACTACTTACAATAATAGACTCTAATGAAGTTTTAGATTCTCCTGAAGTCTCAGGAACTATGCGAGCTAAGGCTAACAGGGAGAATATAGACTTGTATTCTAAAAATCATACTGTTGCCATATTAAATATCCAAGGTACTGACAGCTACCAAATTTATTTTTTGAAGAAAAATATGGATGTTAATCATATTGAAGAAGACTTGAAGAAATTTGGAGCGGTTTTAAATCATGATTCTAAATTAATACTAAAAAATTACATTGAGATGATGAGCGATGAAGGATGCAAAAGGGATAGATAA
- a CDS encoding DUF2096 domain-containing protein, producing MKDAKGIDKKWVVLNNLTLELSKKRPIPKEYFDRLRIANNIITYYILDEHADFNVLMGAEKEISVLQGALFGMCDEKMAKDFLDKLGKASRGELDVQFPLKQTPYNPEVKKRKATEVIRVKMPVELHPEILGELSEDNGLIFSQSEEEDLKILIEGEKSKIMTALKDLAVIWKFNSLN from the coding sequence ATGAAGGATGCAAAAGGGATAGATAAGAAATGGGTGGTTTTAAACAACTTAACTTTAGAACTTTCAAAGAAGAGGCCTATTCCAAAAGAATATTTTGATAGATTAAGAATTGCAAATAATATTATAACCTATTACATTTTAGATGAGCACGCAGATTTTAATGTATTAATGGGTGCTGAAAAAGAGATTTCGGTGTTACAAGGTGCACTATTTGGTATGTGTGATGAAAAAATGGCCAAAGATTTTTTGGATAAACTCGGAAAAGCTTCAAGAGGGGAGTTAGATGTTCAATTTCCATTAAAGCAAACTCCTTATAATCCAGAAGTTAAAAAAAGAAAGGCGACTGAAGTTATTCGTGTAAAAATGCCTGTTGAATTGCATCCTGAAATTTTGGGGGAACTTAGTGAAGATAATGGATTAATATTTTCGCAAAGTGAAGAAGAAGACCTTAAAATACTTATCGAAGGGGAAAAATCCAAAATAATGACTGCTTTAAAAGATTTAGCAGTAATCTGGAAATTTAATAGTTTAAATTAA
- the mtrH gene encoding tetrahydromethanopterin S-methyltransferase subunit H, with translation MFKFDKEQEIIELAGARFGGQPGECPTALSGTIFYARHKIVEDPKKGIFDKAAAEELINKQAEMQDITGNSALVQVFGGSEEALVNYIDFVADVWDGPMLLDSTSGKARMAAATRATEAGFAGQCVYNSINVSMDEEEFQNLVESDLEASIVLCFDPMDPSVEGKLNVLNNGGKTAETGMLELAEKAGIKHPLIDVAVTPMGNGAGQAVRASFAVKAKLGLPVGSGIHNIPSAWDWLREFRKGLRENDKAQLSKDVHHVCDIGANIVQTMASGDFVLYGPIDNSELAFPAVAMTDMIIAETAKDLGTTPDEKHPLNKLI, from the coding sequence ATGTTCAAATTCGACAAAGAACAGGAAATTATTGAATTAGCTGGTGCAAGATTTGGAGGACAACCAGGAGAATGTCCTACTGCATTATCAGGCACCATATTTTATGCAAGACACAAAATTGTAGAAGATCCTAAAAAAGGTATCTTCGATAAAGCTGCTGCTGAAGAATTAATCAACAAGCAAGCTGAAATGCAAGATATCACAGGTAACTCAGCATTAGTGCAAGTATTCGGTGGTTCAGAAGAAGCACTCGTTAACTACATTGACTTCGTAGCTGATGTATGGGACGGACCTATGTTATTGGACTCAACATCCGGTAAAGCAAGAATGGCTGCAGCTACAAGAGCTACAGAAGCTGGATTTGCTGGACAATGTGTTTACAACTCAATCAACGTTTCAATGGACGAAGAAGAGTTCCAAAACTTAGTTGAAAGTGACCTTGAAGCTTCAATCGTTTTATGTTTCGACCCAATGGACCCTTCAGTAGAAGGTAAATTGAACGTTTTAAACAACGGTGGTAAAACAGCTGAAACAGGTATGTTAGAACTCGCTGAAAAAGCAGGTATCAAACATCCATTAATTGACGTTGCTGTAACCCCTATGGGTAACGGTGCAGGTCAAGCTGTAAGAGCTTCATTTGCTGTTAAAGCAAAATTAGGTTTACCAGTAGGTAGTGGTATCCACAACATTCCATCAGCATGGGACTGGTTAAGAGAATTCAGAAAAGGATTAAGAGAAAACGACAAAGCACAGTTATCAAAAGACGTACACCACGTATGTGACATTGGTGCTAACATTGTGCAAACAATGGCTTCAGGAGACTTTGTTCTCTACGGTCCAATCGACAATTCAGAATTAGCATTCCCTGCTGTTGCAATGACAGACATGATTATTGCTGAAACCGCTAAAGATTTAGGTACAACACCTGATGAGAAACACCCATTAAACAAATTAATTTAA
- the mtrG gene encoding tetrahydromethanopterin S-methyltransferase subunit MtrG, with protein MAEIPTVITPNKEFKELQKKLDEVEDRVERTNAEIFQRTGQKTGRDVGIVLGFAVGTVLLYSLAGALQFFNLIK; from the coding sequence ATGGCTGAAATTCCTACAGTAATAACACCAAACAAGGAATTCAAAGAATTACAGAAAAAACTTGACGAAGTTGAAGATAGAGTTGAAAGAACAAATGCTGAAATCTTCCAAAGAACAGGTCAAAAAACAGGAAGAGATGTAGGTATTGTACTTGGTTTCGCAGTTGGAACCGTTTTATTATACTCATTAGCAGGAGCTTTGCAGTTCTTCAATCTTATAAAATAA